The DNA sequence TGGTGAAATACATCGTAATTACAACCGTTGGGTTAATAACTTAAACGTTGATATTAAACGTAAGCTTGCACAAATGGCAGCTGAGTAACCCTCTATTATTTTAAAGTTAGGTTTTTCGTGTCGGAATATAAATTAGATCCATTCAATGCATTAGAAGCAAAAACAGAAGCGCAAAAGTTGTCTTTCGCTCCAATTGTTTTTCACACTGCTCGTACACTTCGTGATTTAGGTATCTTGAAAGCGTTAGATGACGCGGGTAATGATGGTTTACCTGCAGAGACTCTTTCGGAAATAACGGGCGTATCTGAGTACGGCGTAAAAGTTCTGCTTGATATGGCGTTAAGTGCTCATATTGTTACTTGGGACAAACCTAACTATAAAATGGCCAACCTTGGTTTTTACCTTCTGCACGATGGTATGACCAACGCAAACATGGATTTCACAGCCGATGTTTGTTACGCCGCGATGATGCATCTAACTGAAGCAATTGAAGAAGGTACACCTGCGGGTTTGAAAGAGCTGGGTGGCTGGGAAACTATTTACCAAGGCTTGTCTCAATTGCCAGAAAAAGCAAAAGAGAGCTGGTTCAAGTTTGATCACTTCTATTCAGATCGTTCTTTCCCTATTTTGCTTGAGAAAGTCTTCAGTAAGAAACCTAAATCGCTGGTGGATATTGGCGGTAACACCGGTAAGTGGGCGATGCAGTGCTGCAACCATGATGCTGACGTTGAGGTCACGATTGTTGATTTGCCACAGCAACTAGAAATGGCAATGGCAAACGCGACACAACATGGCCATCGAGACCGAGTGACTCCATTCCCAGCCAACATGCTCGACAAACAGCAAGCCCTGCCAACGGGTGCCGATGTGTGGTGGATGAGCCAGTTCCTTGATTGCTTCTCGCCAATGGAGATTCTGAGCATATTAAAGCGTGTTCGCTCTCATATGTCAGAAGAGGCGACGGTCTATATCCTTGAACTGTTTTGGGATGCACAGAAATACGATGCGGCTTCTTATAGCTTAAACGCGACCTCTCTTTACTTCACTTGCTTGGCCAATGGCAACAGCCGCTTTTACCGCAGTGAAGATTTCCTAGAGATCGTTGAAGAAGCTGGCTTTGAAGTGGTGACCCGTACCGACGATATCGGCCTTGGTCATACGCTTCTTGAATTGAAAGCTGGCGCGCAATAAAAAATAATAAACATGGCTTAAATTAATGAAAAAACTGTCAACTCAAGTAGTGATCATCGGAGCTGGGCCATCAGGGTCTATTGCCGCGTCTTTGCTTCACAAAAAAGGCATCGATGTACGAGTGATTGAAAAGAGCCTTTTCCCGCGCTTTTCTATTGGTGAAAGTTTGTTACCGGCTTGCATGGAAGTGATTGAACAAGCTGGCATGAGCGAAGCGGTGGCTGACGCTAACTTCCAATTTAAAGATGGTGCCGCTTTTCGTAAAAATGGCGTGTACACCGCGTTTAATTTTGAAGATAAGTTCTCTGCTGGGCCGGGAACCACGTTTCAGGTTCAACGAGGCGCCTTTGATAAGGTGTTAGCAGACACTGCCGAGGCGCAAGGTGTTGCCATTGACTATCAACATGAGTTGATGGGCATTAACTTCACTGAAGACAGCACCATTTTAGACGTACAAGTGCTTGATGGAGAGCGCTATCAGCTAGAAGCTCAATACGTGCTGGATGGCAGTGGCTTTGGTCGCGTGCTACCGAAGATGCTTGATTTGGAAGAGCCATCATCGCTTCCTCCACGTAAAGCTATTTTTACGCATATTAACGATCATATTTCAGAGGTTGATACCGACCTTGAATATGATCGAAACAAAATTCTGATCTCGGTGCACCCGACCAATCCTGACGTTTGGTATTGGTTGATCCCGTTTAGTAACGGAGTGTCTTCGTTTGGTGTAGTCGGGGAGCCTAAGTTCTTTGAATCATACCCAGAAGACAAGATTGCCGCGATTAAGCAACTGGCAACAGAAGAGCCGGGTTTGGCTGAGATACTGGCAAATGCAGAGTATCCAAACCCTGCGGGCGAAGTTGGTGGTTATTCTGCCAACGTAAAACACCTTGCAACAGACAAGTACGCACTATTGGGCAATGCCGGTGAGTTCCTTGATCCTGTGTTTTCATCAGGCGTGACAATTGCGATGAAGTCGGCTCAGTTTGCGGTTGAGTGCGTGGAAAAACAGCTTAATGGTGAGAAGGTTGATTGGGACCGTGATTATGCGGATCCGCTGATGGTTGGGGTAAACACCTTTAGAACGTATGTTGAAGGCTGGTACGCAGGTACCTTGCAGGATGTGATTTTCTATCAAGACCCCAATCCGAAGATTAAGCAGATGGTGTGCTCAATTTTGGCTGGCTACGCATGGGATCAAACCAATCCTTATGTGAAAGAGTCGAAGCGTCGATTGACGACACTGGCAGAGATATGCCGAAGCTAGGTGGTCGATTTAGGGTGTAGCCACATGATGAAGCACCACGATGTATAGCTATAAATAAAAACAGCCGCAATGCGGCTGTTTCTGTATCTGCTTAATATGGGAAGCTGATTCTTAGCTTACTCGCTTTACTGAAGTTGATACTACTTCAGGTCGATGCTGTTCAGTCGTCCCATAAAGATAAGCAGTTCAATCACATCTTTGTGAGCTTCAAGCAGCGCTCGTTTGGTTTGGCTGTAGGCCGCGAGTCGACCGTGTTTGCGTATAGAGCATACTTTGGTTCTGTATTTGTATTCACCACTTTCAGAGAATACGCGCCACTTAGCGATGTAGCATTCATCTCGATGTTCGGGATCTGTCTGAGTCGGGTTTGGTTTGAATACTATTTTAGGTTCTAAACTGTGCGGTAAACGCGTCATCAGATAGGGCTCTCTAAGGACTTTTGGCCAAAACTTTCCCCAGAGCTTTCTGCCAAGCTCATCTCTTAACTTGATGGTTTTCTTTAGTGCTTTGTCTTCACCCATACGAACAAAACCGACAGAACGATGTAACACCGTATCTTCGGGAGTATGGATGTGGATTTTAAAAGCGGTTTGGCCTTTCGATATAAATCGATAACCGGTCGCACCAATTAGATTATTCTGGCTCATAGTTTGCTAAATGATGATTATGTTATTAATAAGGTTACGACAAATACGTTAAAACCGAAACTAATCATCATGAAAAAAATAAAGCCTTAACAAAAGTGCTAAGGCTTTATTAGAAACTATGAAGTGAGCTTGTCGCTAACTACATGATTTTCTGCATTACATCACCAATTTGAATGCTTCCAGCAAGGCTAGGTTGATCAATCGTGAGTTCAGCTTCGTTCTCATAAACGCGAGAAACGGTCAGTGTGATATCGCTTTGAGAGACCTTATTACGTGGCAAGCCTCGTTGGTCGATAAACGAACCGGTGTGCCACAGTTGCAGTTTGTCACCTTGTTGAACGCCATGCATTCGACCTAAATCAATGGTCACAGTGTTACCAAATACTGCAGCCACCTCTGGAAGCGTGATTTTACATGATACTTCTGATTCCAAGTCCAACATAATATTGCGGCTGACGCGAAGCATCATACTGCCGTAGGTTGATGCCCAGAAACGAGCACTGCGCGTATCAACCTCACTGGTCTTAGCAAAAGGCCATTTTGCCACTTCACGATAGCTACGGTTATAAACCTGATGACCTGTTTTGCCATCGAAGACTTGCATTTCTAAGGCAAACTGGCGGTTTATAATGTCGTCTTTTAGAAGCTTGGATTCAATGGTCGCAGTTAAATCGGTGATATCACCGCCGATAATGTACTGTGCTCCCGTGTCTTGTGCGATCATTTTGATCACTTCCGGTCGACGCTTGTCGATATCGTAATTGGTTGTACCAACAGAAACAAAGCTACGAGATTCTTGGGCCAGTTGTCGGTCAACGACATGGCTAAAATCATCACCAATATTATAGATTCTGCCCATTACAGCTTGTTGTGGGGAAGTCACATCAATGTTGCCGACCAAAAATGTTTTCTTATATTGGCTCTCATGGCAAGCATTTGCCGAAGGGTAGATGTCGATCCTTGCAGTGATCATTATATTGCCACTGCGTTTCTTCTCTTTTTCTACCAAGATGTAGCGCACTTCATGATTGGTAAATTGAAACTCTTTCTTCTTCGCGTCGAGGTAGGGCGTTAGGTTAGCAATGCTACCAATGTCAGCACCAGAGAACTGGATCGCTTTATATACCGCGTCTTCCAGCGCATGGACTCTTGCGGCTTCCTCTGACGATACGATGGTTGCTGTACCGGTAACTTCATACCAAGAGGCATGAGCACTGAAGCTTATGGTTATCAGTGAACTTATTGAAAATAAGTAAGAAATTATTTTTTTCATCTATTCGTTACCAGTTGGGTATAAATATTGCTTAACAAATAACTATAAGCTTGAAGCTGACTTAAGTGCGTTTTTCTTAATCTGAACCATTAATGAAAAGCAAAGACTGTTCCAACATTGTAATCCATTGAAAAGAATAATGGTGAGAACATATTGGAATAGGTAGCACTAAACATATCTGGAGATTAGAGAATGAAAAAATGGCTCGTAGTAATGAGTGTCATGTTACTGACATCATGCGCTTATTCGCCGATCTATAACGGCAAGTCTGAATATTCAGGCAGTCAGTTTATGTTGATGGACAGCCCTCGTCATACCATGGACTTTTTCGTGGAAAGTATGACTGAAGATTTGATCATTTCGAATACGAGTATTTCAGCAAGAACTCCAATTGCGATAACTTCGTTTGTTGACCTGCAACACATGGACACAACAAACTGGCTAGGAAACTCGGTATCAGAAGGCTTCATTCATCAGTTTCAGCGTCGTGGCTTCAAGGTGGTTGATTTTAAAACAACCGGTTCTATTCAAGTGACTCACCAAGGTGATTTTGCATTAAGCCGTGATTGGAAAGACTTAGCTCAAGAGCAAGATGTCCAGTACGTGCTGACAGGCACTATGCTTCGCCAAGAGGGCGGTGTGTTAGTAAATGCTCGTGTTGTTGGCATGCAAACTCGTATTGTGGTTGCTTCCGCGCAAGGCTTTTTGCCAGCGGATCGTATTGGTCGAGATCTAGATACTCTGAACAGCATT is a window from the Vibrio splendidus genome containing:
- a CDS encoding methyltransferase — translated: MSEYKLDPFNALEAKTEAQKLSFAPIVFHTARTLRDLGILKALDDAGNDGLPAETLSEITGVSEYGVKVLLDMALSAHIVTWDKPNYKMANLGFYLLHDGMTNANMDFTADVCYAAMMHLTEAIEEGTPAGLKELGGWETIYQGLSQLPEKAKESWFKFDHFYSDRSFPILLEKVFSKKPKSLVDIGGNTGKWAMQCCNHDADVEVTIVDLPQQLEMAMANATQHGHRDRVTPFPANMLDKQQALPTGADVWWMSQFLDCFSPMEILSILKRVRSHMSEEATVYILELFWDAQKYDAASYSLNATSLYFTCLANGNSRFYRSEDFLEIVEEAGFEVVTRTDDIGLGHTLLELKAGAQ
- a CDS encoding FlgO family outer membrane protein, coding for MKKWLVVMSVMLLTSCAYSPIYNGKSEYSGSQFMLMDSPRHTMDFFVESMTEDLIISNTSISARTPIAITSFVDLQHMDTTNWLGNSVSEGFIHQFQRRGFKVVDFKTTGSIQVTHQGDFALSRDWKDLAQEQDVQYVLTGTMLRQEGGVLVNARVVGMQTRIVVASAQGFLPADRIGRDLDTLNSIRTQDGVIIRSDPTMTQPYTVILRP
- a CDS encoding NAD(P)/FAD-dependent oxidoreductase, yielding MKKLSTQVVIIGAGPSGSIAASLLHKKGIDVRVIEKSLFPRFSIGESLLPACMEVIEQAGMSEAVADANFQFKDGAAFRKNGVYTAFNFEDKFSAGPGTTFQVQRGAFDKVLADTAEAQGVAIDYQHELMGINFTEDSTILDVQVLDGERYQLEAQYVLDGSGFGRVLPKMLDLEEPSSLPPRKAIFTHINDHISEVDTDLEYDRNKILISVHPTNPDVWYWLIPFSNGVSSFGVVGEPKFFESYPEDKIAAIKQLATEEPGLAEILANAEYPNPAGEVGGYSANVKHLATDKYALLGNAGEFLDPVFSSGVTIAMKSAQFAVECVEKQLNGEKVDWDRDYADPLMVGVNTFRTYVEGWYAGTLQDVIFYQDPNPKIKQMVCSILAGYAWDQTNPYVKESKRRLTTLAEICRS
- a CDS encoding flagellar assembly protein FlgT, which encodes MKKIISYLFSISSLITISFSAHASWYEVTGTATIVSSEEAARVHALEDAVYKAIQFSGADIGSIANLTPYLDAKKKEFQFTNHEVRYILVEKEKKRSGNIMITARIDIYPSANACHESQYKKTFLVGNIDVTSPQQAVMGRIYNIGDDFSHVVDRQLAQESRSFVSVGTTNYDIDKRRPEVIKMIAQDTGAQYIIGGDITDLTATIESKLLKDDIINRQFALEMQVFDGKTGHQVYNRSYREVAKWPFAKTSEVDTRSARFWASTYGSMMLRVSRNIMLDLESEVSCKITLPEVAAVFGNTVTIDLGRMHGVQQGDKLQLWHTGSFIDQRGLPRNKVSQSDITLTVSRVYENEAELTIDQPSLAGSIQIGDVMQKIM